TACCAATAAGAAAATATAATAAAACACCTACAAAAGGTAATATAAAATAAATAATCAGCCAGATTAATTTATTGTTACCTGTAAATTCACTCTTTAATATATCAATTAGTGCATATATATAATAAACAAATATAATCAATGGCACAAACAATGTCAAC
This is a stretch of genomic DNA from Arcobacter sp. F2176. It encodes these proteins:
- a CDS encoding PLDc N-terminal domain-containing protein, whose protein sequence is MEVVNIISSMLTLFVPLIIFVYYIYALIDILKSEFTGNNKLIWLIIYFILPFVGVLLYFLIGRKQKISKIQKSN